Part of the Patescibacteria group bacterium genome, TTTATAGAGAGCCACAATAAAATCGGTTTGATCGCGTAACAAGTGTTCTTTGGTGACAATGACTGATGATAAATTAGTTTCATTACTCACCACAAATCTAACCGATCGACCACCCTCACGTAATTTTTTTTTCCAAGTTAAACCCAATTCCCGTAGTTGATGGTTTTTATCATTAATCATACTAGCTGATATTGTCTCATCACCGGCATACACACTGAACCCAAATACCAATTTATGATCAGCCGGAATCTGTTCTAATAATTGATAAATTTCATCAATGTTTCCATCAATCTGGTCGGCAATTTTAACCGTACCACCCAAATCCCGTAGGGGTAATTCATGAATTACCCCTACGGGATTTATCAACACAACCTGTCCACCGGTGTAATCCACACCCAATTCCAAAGCGGACAATTCTGGGGTGTTTCCTAAGACAGCAAGTTTCATAACCGGTGTGTCTTATACCAGTTTACAAATTGTGTCAAACCGACTTGGAGTGATGTGGTTGGCGAATAGTCTAATAATCTTCGAGCTTTACTGATATCAGCTAGAGTGTGTTGCATCTCGCCAGTTTGGCTGGGTTGTGGCTCGATCACGGCGGTTTGACCGGTAATATTTTCTAAAGTTTTGATAAAGTCATTCAATGATACAGCTTGGTGGTTACCTAAATTAATTATTTCAAAATCTAACGGGTGATTGATAGCCGCCATAATTCCAGAAATAATATCCTGAATGTAAGTATAATCGCGGCTGGTAGTACCGTCACCGAATTTATGAATCGGTTTATGGTTTAACACGGCTTCAGTAAATAAATATGGGGCCATATCCGGGCGGCCCCTTTCGCCATACACGGTAAAGAATCTCAATATGGTGGTGGGTAATATTTTTTTGGATAGGTACTGTTCAGCTTGTAATTTGTAGACGGCATAAGGTGATACAGGAGATAGATTAGTGATTGATTCTGAGAAGGGGGGAGTGATGTTACCATACACCGCCGAGGTTGAGCCAAAAATAAATTGTTTCACCCCAAACTGTTTGGCTAAATCGACTAATTGTTTTGTCCCTTCATAATTGACTCTTTTATATAACGCCGGATTCTGCACAGACGGACGCACCCCAGCGCGCGCCCCCAAATGAATCACCACGTCAGGCTGATGGGTTTCAAATATTTTTTCTAAACTTACTCGATCACAAATGTCGGTTTTATAGAAAGTATAATTTTTGTAAGCTGAAAATAATTCCAAATTTTGTATTTTAAACACCGGATTATAATAATCATTCATTTCATCGACATTAACAATTACATGACCAGCTTGGTGTAGCGCTTGAATGAGGTGTGAACCAATAAACCCAGCGCCACCGGTAACTAGGATAATCATATTTAACTTTTAGCCGGTTCAGTTATTTTGGCTATTATGGCCAGTATCATTACAAGCAACATAAAAGACCAGGGACCAAAAGCGCGGGTGGGGGCTAAGATCTGATCTTCATAATAGGGATCACCTAACAAAGTAGTGTCACCTAACAAAGCTAAATAAATCACCCACAGTGATAACGACACCAATAGTATTACTATCAGGTTAACGCAGACTATATATACGATAGGTTTGGTTTTCATATATTTGGGGGAATGAAGCTGGCTGAGCGGTTTGCCAAATAATGTCAGCTTGAGAGCCTTTCGGCATGATTAAATAACTTAAGTGGTATTGTTGTGCGGCTGGGTAAGCTTCAGGTGAATTTGGTTTGGCTATAATATTATAGAATGCTTGGACACGCAAATATTCTGCACTAGTCTGGTCAGTAAATACGGTTTTGTATAAAGAGCTATTAGCTTTAAATGATTTTAAATTGCGATGATTCAAATTATACCAAGGATATGATGCAATTGGTCCATCGTACCACAAGGGGGCAAACGTAATTTCTCGATTGGCCGCGGCCATAATACCCACTAGCACACCATCATTAGGTTGGTTGGTATTTAACCACTGCACCGCTGTGATAAATTCAGCTTGTGGTTTGAATCTATTACTCCAACCGGTGATATCGTCTTTTATGTAAACAACGGTATGCGCTAATTGAGCACTCCAGATTAATAAGACACATCCTAACCATAACCACGCCGGCCATTTAATCATCGTGCGTAATTGTTCAATCCCAACGGCAGCTAATAAGACTACTCCCAACCAACAGTAAGCCACAAATCTATCCGGTAATAGTATCCAACCAATCACAGATAGATGACCCATAATTAGGGGAACAACTAACCAACTAATCATCAAACCATACACCGCTGATCTTTTATCTTTATAAAATAACAAACCAATTACGGCCAGTGCCGCTAAACCATAACCAAGAAAGGCCGGGTGATCGTACAGTGGGTGATCATAGCCGGAGTAAGCGCCACTCTTAAACAAATTAACCGCCTCATGCAGTGACACTGGCAATATCTCAAACTGCCACACCAAGCCAAAACCAACTAAACCTAAAATACCAATCACCAGTTTCCATTTCCAGTTAGGCAGATACCATAAATAAAACCACACGGCACAGGTAACGCCAGCTACGCCAAAACTCAATGAGTGAATATAGCCTAATAATCCAGTGACCGGTATAACCAAAAACCATAACCACCAGTTTTTTGTAGTAACAATCAGGGCTAGTGATAAAACTAAAATGCTAATCAAACAATACCCAATTAAATTTTGTGGGGTTAGAATCTCAGCGCGCAATACAATTGGTACCAAACTGGTACTTAAACCAGTTATAGTAGCCACCAACAATGAACGTGATGTGACCCAACCAATTGCCCATAGCACACCAGCTAGTGTCATTAAAGTTAACACTAATACAACCGGCACTAAGTGATAGCCGGGTACATGGGTTAGTTTGATGATTCCGGCCAGGAAATATTGCAAACCTGGATAGGTACTAGAGGTCCAACAGATATTAAAATTATAACCTAAATCTCCGGTGTGTCCTGTACTGAATTGGCCGGTATCAGCTAAAGTCTGCGCGCCACACGACCAACCACCAGCATCCGGCGTGGTTAAAAACCAACCATACATGAGGTACGGTAAAACACCAACCAAGCCAGCTTGAACCAGCACAAGCACCAGTGAGATAATTACCTTAAATGGTTTCGACATAATCGGCTACTCCGGTAGCAAAACTCCAATGTGGTTTCCAACCTAAATCACGTCTGGCCTTAGTGGCATTGATATAGGTATGCATCACTTCGCCAGCGCGGATATTTTTGAAATGTGGTTTGCCGGATTGTGGGAAGTGTTGAGCTATAGTGGTATAAACAACTTGATCAGAAATTGGTTTACCTAAACCTAGATTATAGATTTGATCATTACCTGATTGTAAAGCTAATATATTAGCCGCCACAACATCTGGTATATAAATATAATCGCGCGTTTTGTCACCTTGACCAAAGATAGTAGTTGGTTGATGTTGGGACAATTGTTGTGCAAAAATAGCTACGACACCAGCTTCACCGTGTGGATCTTGTCTGACACCAAAAACGTTACCATAACGGAAAATAGTGTAATGCAAACCAAAGGCACGGTGATAGTATTGGATCCAGTTTTCTCCCAATTGTTTAGAGGCAGCATAGGCTGAGATTGGTTCTAACGGTGCAGTTTCTTTAGTAGGCAACTGTTTGGCGTTACCATAAATGGTGCCGCCAGTTGAGGCAAAGATAATTTTTTTTGTACCGGCTAAAGTAGCACAGCGTAAAACATTGGCTGTACCTAAAACATTCACATCTAAAGTAGTATCAGGATCACGCATCGATATCACCACTTCTGAGAGCGCGGCATGATGATTCACTACGTCAGGTTTCTCCGTAATAAAAATCTGTTGTAACTTAGTTTGATTGCGCACATCGACTCGATAAAATCTTGCGGCTGGATGCACATTCTTTTTAAAACCATGTTGTAAACTATCTACTACAATCACGTGATGGCCAGCCTGGACGTAGGCATCAACAATATGGGAACCAATAAACCCGGCTCCACCGGTCACTAATATGCGCATAGTAGCGTTAGGATACCACGACTTGCCAATCAAGGCTATATATGTAATAGTATGGGCTCATTTATGATTACCGCTGCGGTTATTCCGGCTCGAAATGAAGCAAAACGCATTAGAAGTGTGGTCGAACAAACGCGCTTACATGTTGATTATGTTGTAATAGTGGACGATGGTTCAAATGATGGTACGGCTGATATGATTAATGATTTAGGGGAAACAGTGGTTGTTTTGCAGCATGATGTTAACTTAGGTAAGGGAGCGGCTTTAAAAACCGGCTGTGATGCAGCATTATTACTGAAAGCTGATGTGATTGTCACACTCGATGCCGATGGGCAGCATAATCCGGCTAGTATTCCTGGCATGATTAAACAATTACAAGATGACAAACTCGATATTGTCTTTGGTATGCGTCAGTTTAATAGTAAAATGCCCATGATGATGCTCATTGGTAATCAATTCTTATCAAAACTGATTAGTTTCTTATTTAAAGTAATGATTCATGACACGCAATCCGGCTATCGTGTGTTTACTGCGCATGCTTATAAAGATTTACGTTGGCACAGCACTGGCTATGAAGCCGAAACCGAGATGATCGTGCGCACGGGGGATCATCATTTACATTATGCCGAATTCGATATCGCTACGATTTATCACGATAATTATAAAGGCACTACAGTCTTTGATGGTATTAAGATTTTATTACAAATTCTAAGGTGGAAATTCATCTAAAATATGACTAATATTCAAATTATTGCCAGCGTCTTCGGATTAGTAATGATGTATCTATCTTTTTTACATTATAAGCGGCATGAGTTTAATCGCTATCAGTTTGTTATCTGGGAAATACTCTGGCTAGGCTTTGCTTTAGTGACACTATTACCGAATCGATTTAATTTTGTGACCGAAAAATTGGGTATTGCGCGCGCGTTTGATTTATTTTCTATCATTGCTTTTGTAATTATACTGTTTTTAACCTTTCATAATTATTTATTAGTGACAAAATTAGAAAAAAGGTTAGAAAACCGGGTGCGGGATAAAGCCCTGGAACCATTAAAAAAATAACTATGACACCTATGAAAACAGCCTTAATTATTGGTATTACCGGACAAGATGGTTCTTATTTAGCTGAGTTATTACTAGCCAAGGGTTATACTGTACATGGTACTATTCGGCGTGCCAGTACGTTTAACACGGGGAGGATCGACCATCTTTATCAAGACCCACACGTGCATGGCGTGAATTTGTTTTTGCATTATAGCGATTTAAGTGACGGTAGTAATCTAGCTCGTTTGATTCGTGAATTAAAACCAGATGAAATATATAATTTAGGTGCCCAAAGTCATGTGCGGGTGAGTTTTGATATTCCGGAATACACCGGTGAGGTCACTGGCTTAGGCACATTAAAAATTCTCGATGCCATTCGTGATGCCGGTGATAAAATAAAGTTTTATCAAGCCTCTAGTTCGGAAATGTTTGGTTTAGTGCAAGCTGTGCCCCAAACCGAAACGACACCGTTTTATCCGCGGTCACCCTATGCGGTGGCTAAAGTATATTCCTATTGGATTACGCGCAATTATCGCGAAGCTTATAATTTATTTGCCTGCAACGGCATTTTATTTAATCACGAATCACCGCGCCGTGGTGAAACATTTGTCACCCGTAAAATTACTCGCGCTCTAGCCAAAATTAAATTAGGCATCGATGAAAAATTATATTTAGGTAACATCGATGCGAAACGGGATTGGGGTTATGCCAAGGATTATGTCGAAGCGATGTGGTTAATGATGCAACAAGATAAACCGGATGATTATGTGGTAGCCACTAATGAAACTCACACGGTGCGTGAATTTATCGAAGTGGCCGGTAAAGAGTTGGGCATGGACATTACTTGGCAAGGCTCCGGTGTAAACGAAAAAGGGATTGATACTAAAACTGGTAAAGAAATTATCAACATTGATCCAAAATATTTTCGGCCGACTGAAGTAGATTTATTAATCGGTGATTATAGTAAGGCAAAAAAAATCTTGGGTTGGGAACCAAAAGTGAGATTTACTGAATTAGCTAAAATTATGGCTTTAGCTGATTACGATTATTTTGCTAAAGAAAAAGGACATTTAGCTGCATGATGGAACTCACTGCAAAAATATACGTAGCCGGTCACCGTGGTTTAGTGGGCAGTGCGATCATGCGGCAGCTCACAACGTTAGGCTACACAAACCTGATTACAAAAACGCACAGTGAATTAGACTTACTCAATCAAGCCCAGGTTAAGGCTTTTTTTGAGACAGAAAAACCAGATTATGTTTTTATGGCGGCTGCCAAAGTAGGCGGGATTCAGGCTAATAATTTATATCGAGCAGATTTTATTTACCAAAATATTCAAATTCAAAATAATGTCATTTGGAGTGCCTATCAAGCCGGTGTCAAAAAACTATTATTTTTAGGCAGTAGTTGTATTTATCCAAAACTTTGCCCACAACCAATTAAAGAAGAGTATCTTTTAACTGGCGCATTGGAAGCCACTAATGAGCCTTATGCCATAGCCAAGATTGCCGGTATAAAATTATGTGAAGCATTAAATGTGCAATATGGTACCAACTACATCTCCGTAATGCCAACTAACATGTATGGCCCGGGTGATAATTATGATCTGAACAATTCCCACGTGTTGCCCGCGTTGATTCGTAAGTTTGTTGAAGCGAAACAATCTCAGGCACCGACTGTCACTGTTTGGGGTACTGGCACACCGCGCCGTGAGTTAATGCACGTTGATGATTTAGCTAATGCCGTTGTGTTTTTAATGAATAATTATGACGGTAAAGACATTGTTAATATCGGTACCGGTATAGATCACACGATCATGGCCATTGCCCAACTGGTAAAAACAGCCGCCGGTTTTGTCGGGGAAATTGTGTTGGACAATACTAAACCAGATGGTACACCCCAGAAATTGTTAGATGTGTCGCGGATAAATAAGTTGGGTTGGCAGGCAAAAATTGAATTGAAAGAGGGAATTAGACAAAGTGTTGATTGGTATAATAAAGAAATGATATGAATAGAATCGATTCAAAACGTATTTTAATTACTGGAGGTGCTGGTTTTATTGGGTCACATCTCTGTCGTAGTTTATTATCTGATGGACACGATATATTGTGTGTTGATAATTTTTATACGGGTAGTAAGCGTAATGTGCTCGATTTAATCGGTCATCCACATTTTGAGTTGCTACGTCATGATGTTACTTTTCCACTCTATGTTGAAGTTGATGAAATTTACAATTTAGCTTGTCCAGCTTCTCCAATTCATTATCAGTTTGATCCAGTGCAAACTACAAAGACATCAGTTCATGGTGCCATTAATATGTTGGGACTAGCAAAAAGAGTAAAGGCTAAAATTTTTCAGGCCTCTACTTCTGAAATCTATGGTGATCCCAGTGTTCATCCTCAAACTGAGGCGTATTGGGGAAATGTCAACACGACTGGCCTTCGTGCTTGTTATGATGAAGGTAAACGGTGTGCTGAAACTTTATTTTTTGATTATTATCGACAACATCACTTAGATATTAGAGTGGCTAGAATTTTTAATACCTATGGCCCTAACATGCATCCACGTGATGGGCGAGTTGTATCTAACTTTATTGTTCAAGCGTTAACGAATCAACCCCTCACGTTATATGGGGACGGCTCTCAAACGAGGAGTTTTCAGTATGTTGACGATTTGGTTAATGGCATGATTGCTATGATGAACAACACAGAGCAATTTATTGGTCCGGTTAATTTAGGAAATCCGCAAGAGTTTACTATTCGTCAATTAGCTGACTTAGTTCTCAAGTTTATTCCAGAGAGTCATAGTCAACTTGAATTTAAATCACTTCCGGAAGATGATCCCAAACAACGTCAGCCAAATATTCAACTCGCTCGCACTAAATTACAGTGGGAACCTACCATATCTTTGCAAGAAGGATTAGTAAAAACAATTAGCTATTTTAAGGAACTATTAAAAGTCTAATCATGTTGCGAACTGTACAAAATTTTATTACAGCAGTACGTCAAAGATATGGAAGCTTTCCAATTTTTTTTGTGATTGGCGGCAGTTGTGGTCTATTAGATTTGGCTATTTTATATACATTAACAGATGTTTTTAAAATATGGTATTTATATGCGGGTGTTATTTCGTTTCTGATCATCTCTATTATTAGTTTTTTCTTACATAAGACAATTTCATTTAACAGTGCGTCAACAAACTATCGGCAGCAGTATATTCAATTTCTATTTGTTATCACAGTGGGTATTGTTATTAACAACTCTGTATTGTATATTTGCACCAGTCTATTGGGCATATGGTATCTGACATCTCGCATTATTTCATCCTTAGTGGCCATGATCTGGAATTATTGGTTTAATTCACGCATAGTGTTTACTAGTCCTATGCAACATTTATGAAAATAGTTTCAATCATTATCCCTGTCTACAATGAAGTCAAGACGATACCGGCTATTATCCAGGCAGTAGAGCAGGCTTCAGTGGGTCATTTGCAAAAAGAGATTATTCTGGTTGATGATTGTTCAACCGATGGTAGTCGAGCGCTACTTGAATCTTATCAAACCAGTCATCGAGTATTTTTTCATAAAGTTAATACTGGAAAAGGTGCAGCCCTGCATACAGGACTGGTTCAGGCTAGTGGCGATATCATCATCATTCAGGATGCCGATTTAGAATATGACCCAACTGAGTATGAAGAATTATTGGCTCCCATATTGAAAGGTAAAGCAGATGTTGTGTTTGGTTCACGCTTCATGGGTGGTAAACCACACCGCATTTTGTATTATTGGCATTTTATTGGGAATAAAATGTTAACTACATTTTCAAATATGTGTACAAATTTGAATCTGACAGACATGGAGACCTGTTATAAAGTGTTTACTCGATCGGTTTCAGACTTGATCGTGCCTAAGCTCACTTCAAAACGTTTTGGATTTGAACCAGAATTTACATCGTTAGTGGCCAAATTGGTGAAACAAGATCAGTGCCGCATTTACGAAATTGGTATTTCTTACAGTGGTCGTGGTTATAGTGAGGGTAAAAAAATTGGTTGGAAAGATGGCATTGAAGCGATCTGGTGCATTATTAAATTTAATCTATTACGTTGATGAACAGACAACGTGCTCATTTTCAAGGTAAAGAAGCTAGTTTAGAAAGTCTATTACGTTGGTTGCGTTTAAGAAGAATTGTTCGACATATCCCTGACAATAGTGTGGTGGTTGACTTAGGGTGTGGTTATGACGCTGGTTTTTTACATACGATCGCATCCAAACTAAAGCGCGGCATAGGTGTAGATTTATCTGTTGGACCTAGCTCGGTTCAGCACATTGAAATGTTAGCAGCCAATCTCAATGAGCCATTGCCATTACCTGATAAAACATTTGATATCGTAGTATCGATGGCTAATTTAGAACATTTGGAAAAACCAGAGGTAGCATTGCAAGAAATGAAACGGGTTTTAAAACCAGGTGGCAAAGTATTACTAACCACACCTTCTACCTATGCTAAACCGGTGTTAGAATTTTTAGCTTATCGCTTACATGTTGTGAGTGAAGATGAAATTCGTGATCACAAATTGTATTTCAATAAAGCCTTACTTCATCAGTATTTTAAGGAGGCCGGTTTTAATAATATTCAACATCACTATTTTCAATTTGGTATGAATAATTTCGTTTTAGCAGTAAAAGACTACTAGATTAGTTTCGACAATGTTATTTACACTATTAGTTTGGCTTATCATTACAGTTATTATCTATACCTTTGGTTTGCTGATACTGCGTTTATGGAGTCGTTGGTTACAGCACGATGTAGGATTGAATCATTTTGATCCGCCGACGATCGCCATCATTGGATTTATGGCGTTAACAGTACTATTACTTTATCTGTCCATTATTTTGCCCATTGCTGGTTCAGTGCGTATGATCATTTTAGGTATATGTGTGACTTATTGGTTATATGATAGCCACTTTATCTACTTGCACGGTAAACAAGTCGCCGAGTATTTATGCGCTAAACAATGGTGGCTACACCTTGTTGTAATAGCAATACTAATCATTGCGGCTTTTCAGTCATCTATTGGTCCTGATCATCCAGATGCCGGCCTATATTACGGGCAGACTGTGCGTTGGGAGCAGATTTATCCAACTGTGCTTGGATTAGGCAACTTGTCAGGGAGATTAGCATTTAATTCTAGTTGGTTATTACCCCCAGCGTTAGTTGAAATTGAATTAAATGGAAATGAAATTTTTCATAGTCTTAATGGATTATTTTTGATTTTATTTATTATTTATTGTCTCTATGCTATTGATGATTTATTATACAAAAAAACATCGTATGCAGCATTGGCTGCTGGCTTGTTTTTGGTGTTAACCCCTTGGTTTGGTTTTTTTCATCCATATGATATTTCTTCACCATCGCAAGATCTGCCCCAAGCTATTCTATTATTTTTAGTCATTATTGCTCTATTGAAACTACCGGAAGATAGTAGTGAGCAAAGATCATATCACTTACTATATTTGGCAATGCTAATAGCGTTTGCCATCACGGTGAAGCTAACTAATGCATCGTTGATTTTTTTATTTATTTGGTTGATTATAACAGAGTGGCGTAATAACCGTTATCATACAATGCTTTTTATACTATTACACAGTGTAATTTTACTACCTTGGTTGATTAGAAACATTATCTTGTCTGGTTATTTAATCTATCCATTTCCAACATTAGATCTCTTCAACGTTGATTGGAAAATACCTATTGCAGAAGTTCAAAATATGAAACTACTAATTAAAACTTGGGCACTTGCACCAAATCAGCCCATGACAGAATTAGTAGGTCTTACACGTTGGGAATGGTTTGTAGCTGTTATACAGAAAATTTATAATCATCCT contains:
- a CDS encoding glycosyltransferase family 2 protein, which codes for MGSFMITAAVIPARNEAKRIRSVVEQTRLHVDYVVIVDDGSNDGTADMINDLGETVVVLQHDVNLGKGAALKTGCDAALLLKADVIVTLDADGQHNPASIPGMIKQLQDDKLDIVFGMRQFNSKMPMMMLIGNQFLSKLISFLFKVMIHDTQSGYRVFTAHAYKDLRWHSTGYEAETEMIVRTGDHHLHYAEFDIATIYHDNYKGTTVFDGIKILLQILRWKFI
- a CDS encoding NAD-dependent epimerase/dehydratase family protein; translation: MIILVTGGAGFIGSHLIQALHQAGHVIVNVDEMNDYYNPVFKIQNLELFSAYKNYTFYKTDICDRVSLEKIFETHQPDVVIHLGARAGVRPSVQNPALYKRVNYEGTKQLVDLAKQFGVKQFIFGSTSAVYGNITPPFSESITNLSPVSPYAVYKLQAEQYLSKKILPTTILRFFTVYGERGRPDMAPYLFTEAVLNHKPIHKFGDGTTSRDYTYIQDIISGIMAAINHPLDFEIINLGNHQAVSLNDFIKTLENITGQTAVIEPQPSQTGEMQHTLADISKARRLLDYSPTTSLQVGLTQFVNWYKTHRL
- the gmd gene encoding GDP-mannose 4,6-dehydratase, translated to MKTALIIGITGQDGSYLAELLLAKGYTVHGTIRRASTFNTGRIDHLYQDPHVHGVNLFLHYSDLSDGSNLARLIRELKPDEIYNLGAQSHVRVSFDIPEYTGEVTGLGTLKILDAIRDAGDKIKFYQASSSEMFGLVQAVPQTETTPFYPRSPYAVAKVYSYWITRNYREAYNLFACNGILFNHESPRRGETFVTRKITRALAKIKLGIDEKLYLGNIDAKRDWGYAKDYVEAMWLMMQQDKPDDYVVATNETHTVREFIEVAGKELGMDITWQGSGVNEKGIDTKTGKEIINIDPKYFRPTEVDLLIGDYSKAKKILGWEPKVRFTELAKIMALADYDYFAKEKGHLAA
- a CDS encoding methyltransferase domain-containing protein, translated to MNRQRAHFQGKEASLESLLRWLRLRRIVRHIPDNSVVVDLGCGYDAGFLHTIASKLKRGIGVDLSVGPSSVQHIEMLAANLNEPLPLPDKTFDIVVSMANLEHLEKPEVALQEMKRVLKPGGKVLLTTPSTYAKPVLEFLAYRLHVVSEDEIRDHKLYFNKALLHQYFKEAGFNNIQHHYFQFGMNNFVLAVKDY
- a CDS encoding NAD-dependent epimerase/dehydratase family protein, with protein sequence MRILVTGGAGFIGSHIVDAYVQAGHHVIVVDSLQHGFKKNVHPAARFYRVDVRNQTKLQQIFITEKPDVVNHHAALSEVVISMRDPDTTLDVNVLGTANVLRCATLAGTKKIIFASTGGTIYGNAKQLPTKETAPLEPISAYAASKQLGENWIQYYHRAFGLHYTIFRYGNVFGVRQDPHGEAGVVAIFAQQLSQHQPTTIFGQGDKTRDYIYIPDVVAANILALQSGNDQIYNLGLGKPISDQVVYTTIAQHFPQSGKPHFKNIRAGEVMHTYINATKARRDLGWKPHWSFATGVADYVETI
- a CDS encoding glycosyltransferase family 2 protein; the protein is MKIVSIIIPVYNEVKTIPAIIQAVEQASVGHLQKEIILVDDCSTDGSRALLESYQTSHRVFFHKVNTGKGAALHTGLVQASGDIIIIQDADLEYDPTEYEELLAPILKGKADVVFGSRFMGGKPHRILYYWHFIGNKMLTTFSNMCTNLNLTDMETCYKVFTRSVSDLIVPKLTSKRFGFEPEFTSLVAKLVKQDQCRIYEIGISYSGRGYSEGKKIGWKDGIEAIWCIIKFNLLR
- a CDS encoding GDP-L-fucose synthase, which translates into the protein MELTAKIYVAGHRGLVGSAIMRQLTTLGYTNLITKTHSELDLLNQAQVKAFFETEKPDYVFMAAAKVGGIQANNLYRADFIYQNIQIQNNVIWSAYQAGVKKLLFLGSSCIYPKLCPQPIKEEYLLTGALEATNEPYAIAKIAGIKLCEALNVQYGTNYISVMPTNMYGPGDNYDLNNSHVLPALIRKFVEAKQSQAPTVTVWGTGTPRRELMHVDDLANAVVFLMNNYDGKDIVNIGTGIDHTIMAIAQLVKTAAGFVGEIVLDNTKPDGTPQKLLDVSRINKLGWQAKIELKEGIRQSVDWYNKEMI
- a CDS encoding DUF2304 domain-containing protein; this encodes MTNIQIIASVFGLVMMYLSFLHYKRHEFNRYQFVIWEILWLGFALVTLLPNRFNFVTEKLGIARAFDLFSIIAFVIILFLTFHNYLLVTKLEKRLENRVRDKALEPLKK
- a CDS encoding UDP-glucuronic acid decarboxylase family protein; this translates as MNRIDSKRILITGGAGFIGSHLCRSLLSDGHDILCVDNFYTGSKRNVLDLIGHPHFELLRHDVTFPLYVEVDEIYNLACPASPIHYQFDPVQTTKTSVHGAINMLGLAKRVKAKIFQASTSEIYGDPSVHPQTEAYWGNVNTTGLRACYDEGKRCAETLFFDYYRQHHLDIRVARIFNTYGPNMHPRDGRVVSNFIVQALTNQPLTLYGDGSQTRSFQYVDDLVNGMIAMMNNTEQFIGPVNLGNPQEFTIRQLADLVLKFIPESHSQLEFKSLPEDDPKQRQPNIQLARTKLQWEPTISLQEGLVKTISYFKELLKV